One genomic segment of Acinetobacter sp. C26M includes these proteins:
- a CDS encoding YceD family protein, whose translation MSANTFPSQIEPFKWAEQGFTWSGTLPLSRFARIAREAVGSIDDQLINIDCKLSMDIYHRIVWLDGHTEAKVPMVCQRCLEAVEIELVSDFHLALIDDESLIERLDEDADFIVLGESESSKKGDYDAPAVIDLLALLEDELLLLVPLSPKHDACEHKHQPATPDVVEEKKRDNPFDVLAGLKGKLNS comes from the coding sequence CTTTACATGGTCAGGAACACTGCCATTGTCTCGCTTTGCTCGTATTGCTCGAGAAGCTGTTGGTTCAATTGATGATCAATTGATCAACATAGACTGTAAGCTATCAATGGATATCTATCATCGTATTGTATGGTTAGATGGACATACTGAAGCAAAAGTTCCAATGGTCTGCCAACGTTGTTTGGAAGCCGTTGAAATTGAATTGGTTTCAGACTTTCATTTAGCTTTGATTGATGATGAGTCACTGATAGAGCGATTGGATGAGGATGCTGATTTCATCGTTCTAGGTGAAAGTGAATCTTCAAAAAAAGGTGATTATGATGCACCTGCAGTGATAGATTTACTCGCACTACTAGAAGATGAGCTGTTATTGTTGGTGCCTTTATCTCCTAAGCATGATGCTTGTGAGCATAAGCATCAACCTGCCACTCCAGATGTTGTCGAAGAGAAAAAGCGGGATAACCCGTTTGATGTTTTGGCAGGTCTGAAGGGTAAACTTAACTCATAA
- the rpmF gene encoding 50S ribosomal protein L32 encodes MAVQQNRKSRSRRDMRRSHDALTENALSVDQTTGETHRRHHVTKDGIYRGRQLFAKAADAE; translated from the coding sequence ATGGCCGTTCAGCAAAACCGTAAAAGTCGCTCTCGCCGTGACATGCGCCGTTCACATGACGCTTTAACCGAGAATGCATTATCTGTAGACCAAACTACTGGTGAAACTCATCGTCGTCACCACGTGACTAAAGACGGTATTTACCGTGGTCGTCAATTATTCGCTAAAGCAGCTGATGCTGAATAA